One Equus quagga isolate Etosha38 chromosome 5, UCLA_HA_Equagga_1.0, whole genome shotgun sequence genomic window carries:
- the GABRD gene encoding gamma-aminobutyric acid receptor subunit delta: MDALAWLLPPLLLLCARQHRGARAMNDIGDYVGSNLEISWLPNLDGLMEGYARNFRPGIGGPPVNVALAIEVASIDHISEVNMEYTMTVFLHQSWRDSRLSYNHTNETLGLDSRFVDKLWLPDTFIVNAKSAWFHDVTVENKLIRLQPDGVILYSIRITSTVACDMDLAKYPMDEQECMLHLESYGYSSEDIVYYWSENQEQIHGLDKLQLAQFTITSYRFTTELMNFKSAGQFPRLSLHFHLRRNRGVYIIQSYMPSILLVAMSWVSFWISQAAVPARVSLGITTVLTMTTLMVSARSSLPRASAIKALDVYFWICYVFVFAALVEYAFAHFNADYRKKQKAKVKVTEQRAEMDVKNAIVLFSLSAAGVTQELAVSRRQCRVPRNLMGSYRSVEVETGETKKQGGPHSGAQGGLRALFKPIDADTIDIYARAVFPAAFAAVNVIYWTAYTM; the protein is encoded by the exons ATGGACGCGCTGGCCTGGCTGCTGCCCCCGCTCCTGCTGCTCTGCGCGCGCCAGCACCGCGGCGCCAG AGCAATGAATGACATTGGGGACTATGTTGGCTCCAACCTGGAGATATCCTGGCTCCCTAACCTGGACGGCCTGATGGAGGGCTATGCCCGGAACTTCCGGCCCGGCATTGGAG GCCCCCCTGTGAATGTGGCACTCGCCATCGAGGTGGCCAGTATCGACCACATCTCGGAGGTGAACATG GAGTACACCATGACGGTGTTTCTGCACCAGAGCTGGCGGGACAGCAGGCTGTCCTACAACCACACCAACGAGACCCTGGGCCTGGACAGCCGCTTCGTGGACAAACTGTGGCTCCCAGACACCTTCATTGTGAATGCCAAGTCCGCCTGGTTCCATGACGTGACGGTGGAGAACAAGCTGATCCGGCTGCAGCCGGATGGGGTGATCCTCTACAGCATCCG AATCACCTCCACGGTGGCCTGTGACATGGACCTGGCCAAGTACCCCATGGACGAGCAGGAGTGCATGCTGCACCTGGAGAGCT ATGGCTATTCGTCAGAGGATATCGTCTACTACTGGTCAGAAAACCAGGAGCAGATCCACGGTCTGGACAAGCTGCAGCTGGCCCAGTTCACCATCACCAGCTACCGGTTCACCACAGAGCTGATGAACTTCAAGTCGG CCGGCCAGTTCCCCCGGCTCAGCCTGCACTTCCACCTGCGGAGGAACCGGGGCGTCTACATCATCCAGTCCTACATGCCCTCCATCCTCCTGGTCGCCATGTCCTGGGTGTCTTTCTGGATCAGCCAGGCCGCAGTGCCCGCCAGGGTGTCTCTAG GCATCACCACGGTGCTGACCATGACCACGCTGATGGTCAGTGCTCGCTCCTCCCTCCCACGGGCGTCAGCCATCAAGGCGCTGGATGTGTACTTCTGGATCTGCTATGTCTTTGTGTTTGCCGCACTGGTGGAGTACGCCTTTGCCCACTTCAATGCTGACTACCGGAAGAAGCAAAAGGCCAAggtcaaggtcacagagcagagggCCGAG ATGGATGTGAAGAACGCCATCGTGCTCTTCTCCCTCTCGGCCGCGGGTGTCACCCAGGAGCTGGCTGTGTCCCGCCGGCAGTGCCGTGTGCCCAGGAACCTCATGGGCTCCTACAGGTCGGTGGAGGTGGAGACTGGGGAGACCAAGAAGCAGGGTGGGCCCCACTCGGGGGCTCAGGGGGGCCTCCGTGCACTTTTCAAGCCCATTGACGCGGACACCATTGACATCTACGCCCGTGCTGTGTTCCCCGCGGCCTTCGCTGCCGTCAACGTCATCTACTGGACAGCCTACACCATgtga